From Zavarzinella sp., one genomic window encodes:
- a CDS encoding transketolase C-terminal domain-containing protein, protein MATLIQAVRLALHYGETNLGITDIFGEDVGPPLGGVFTATQGLKTAWNSPLDERGIVGTAMGIAYAGGKPVFEIQFCDYAFNIIDLLKIAGNQRWGSAGAFEMPIVMMTPTGSGIRGSIYHSHSFESWAARLAGWKVVMPSNALDAYGLMLSAIIDPNPVMVLLPKALLRVRGDQLIPGEPADAAELSKKIDAPLGDRTQWQPDWPPVERYTVPLGSATVVREGNDATVVSYGRTLPLCVQAADQLKSQGVQYDVIDLRSIFPYDWPTVAKSIQKTGRVLFVNEDTDVANFGEHLLRRTVEELFYELLARPRILQGKHLPGIGLNQTYETNTVPQFNHILTQMIELANEPV, encoded by the coding sequence ATGGCAACACTGATCCAGGCAGTACGACTTGCCTTGCATTACGGCGAAACCAATTTAGGGATCACCGATATTTTTGGCGAAGATGTTGGCCCACCATTAGGTGGTGTGTTTACCGCGACACAGGGGCTGAAAACAGCATGGAATTCCCCACTCGATGAGCGTGGCATTGTTGGCACCGCGATGGGCATTGCTTACGCTGGCGGCAAGCCAGTTTTCGAGATTCAATTCTGCGATTATGCCTTTAATATCATTGATTTATTAAAAATTGCAGGCAACCAGCGCTGGGGCAGTGCGGGCGCCTTTGAAATGCCAATCGTGATGATGACACCCACCGGTTCTGGCATTCGTGGCAGTATCTACCACTCCCATTCCTTTGAAAGTTGGGCTGCACGATTGGCTGGCTGGAAAGTGGTGATGCCCAGCAATGCCCTGGATGCTTATGGCTTGATGCTATCTGCAATCATTGATCCCAATCCGGTGATGGTATTATTGCCAAAGGCGCTGTTACGTGTGCGTGGGGATCAACTGATCCCGGGTGAACCAGCAGATGCTGCTGAATTAAGCAAAAAAATCGATGCACCACTTGGGGATCGGACACAATGGCAACCTGATTGGCCGCCAGTGGAAAGGTATACTGTGCCCCTGGGATCCGCTACTGTGGTGCGTGAAGGAAACGATGCAACAGTGGTTAGTTATGGCCGAACTCTCCCCTTGTGTGTGCAGGCGGCTGATCAATTAAAGAGTCAGGGAGTGCAATACGATGTAATCGATTTGCGCAGTATCTTCCCGTACGATTGGCCCACTGTTGCCAAAAGCATTCAAAAAACAGGCCGGGTGCTGTTTGTGAATGAAGACACTGATGTGGCCAACTTCGGCGAACATCTGTTGCGACGCACAGTTGAAGAGCTTTTTTATGAATTACTGGCCCGCCCACGGATTCTGCAGGGCAAACACCTGCCGGGGATAGGCTTAAATCAAACTTACGAAACAAACACAGTGCCACAGTTCAACCATATTCTGACTCAGATGATTGAACTTGCCAACGAACCTGTTTAA
- a CDS encoding dihydrolipoamide acetyltransferase family protein, protein MDFQLPELGEGVYEADLVQWMVAPGDTIRRGDTLLEVMTDKATMEVPSPFAGTISQILREPGSKVKVGETILSYDPTSKGNNAQSQKGELGSRAGNAQELGARSSKTTAKPPVTGVSTVLTTRELPVAAPSVRYLARKLGIDLATVPGSGPAGRILLEDLAPYLEKSASKSSSTADRPRKTIPVHDFGVAGTRAKMPPMRKTIAKHLSESQQRIPFYAYIDECDITQLVQIRHSLKQSSARMGIKLTYLPFMVRAVALALRDLPIVNSSIDDEKQEIVYHAERNVGIAVATPNGLMVPVIRTADHLDLFAIAREIERLAMACRTGQVKREELLGGTFTITSIGNIGGLISTPIINYPEAGIMGIGKTVRRPVYNERNEIQPADLVYLSFTFDHRLIDGAVGAMFGNHVKNALENPATLLLPPTVKATK, encoded by the coding sequence ATGGATTTTCAGTTGCCCGAACTTGGCGAAGGTGTCTACGAGGCAGATCTTGTTCAGTGGATGGTGGCACCAGGCGACACAATCCGGCGTGGGGATACCTTGCTGGAAGTGATGACCGACAAAGCCACGATGGAAGTGCCTTCGCCTTTTGCAGGCACCATCAGTCAAATCCTGCGGGAGCCTGGTTCGAAGGTCAAGGTGGGGGAAACGATTCTTTCGTATGACCCCACTTCCAAAGGAAACAACGCTCAGTCACAGAAAGGTGAGCTTGGTTCCCGTGCAGGTAATGCACAAGAATTAGGCGCAAGGTCTTCGAAGACGACGGCCAAGCCGCCCGTTACGGGTGTTTCGACGGTACTAACAACTAGAGAACTCCCAGTCGCTGCCCCATCTGTACGCTATCTTGCGCGAAAATTAGGCATTGATCTGGCAACTGTGCCTGGCAGTGGGCCTGCAGGCAGAATTTTGCTGGAAGATCTGGCACCCTACTTGGAAAAGTCAGCAAGCAAATCCAGTAGCACCGCCGATCGACCCAGGAAAACGATTCCTGTCCATGATTTTGGTGTAGCTGGCACACGAGCGAAAATGCCCCCAATGCGGAAAACAATTGCGAAGCACCTCAGTGAATCGCAGCAACGCATCCCGTTCTATGCCTACATTGACGAGTGCGATATTACCCAGCTTGTGCAGATTCGCCATTCCCTCAAGCAGTCCTCCGCACGGATGGGAATCAAGCTCACTTATTTGCCGTTCATGGTGCGTGCGGTGGCGTTGGCATTACGCGATCTGCCAATCGTCAACAGCTCAATCGATGATGAAAAGCAGGAAATCGTCTACCACGCAGAACGCAACGTGGGGATTGCAGTTGCCACACCCAATGGGCTGATGGTGCCCGTCATTCGCACTGCAGACCATCTGGATCTGTTTGCTATCGCCAGAGAAATTGAACGATTGGCGATGGCTTGTCGCACCGGCCAGGTGAAAAGAGAAGAATTGCTCGGCGGAACATTCACGATCACATCGATTGGCAATATCGGTGGGTTGATTTCAACGCCAATCATCAATTATCCCGAAGCAGGTATTATGGGGATTGGTAAAACGGTTCGACGACCTGTTTACAACGAAAGGAACGAAATCCAGCCTGCCGATCTGGTTTATTTATCGTTTACGTTCGACCACCGCCTGATTGATGGTGCGGTGGGGGCAATGTTTGGCAATCATGTGAAAAATGCATTAGAAAACCCGGCCACCCTGCTGCTGCCACCTACCGTGAAAGCGACAAAGTAA
- a CDS encoding acyltransferase — protein sequence MSEQTAKTTDIYALTSLRGVAALWVLLHHFSPDLFNLLPAMRWFQPILKFGHLAVPLFFILSGYVLGIRYLDRFQTIRFKELLLFWWLRLGRIYPVHLAALFCCLLLVISSKHPVDPRNSLDSFLANIFLVHAWEYEFTTLAWNYPSWSISSEWFAYLLFPTLAWSVCRLSIRTTSILFLLTIPCSVMVFTLDSIVFRGLVYIIPTFFGGVFLARLHARWQKTIRFRLTDFLVILGIVLPYLVTNEKIVHACYLVLFFLLVLLFALAGNTATWIWKSRALVFLGNISYSLYMTHALVLMVLGGVIPFGAMPEYPLITRILTTLGCLIAMFAAAIVMYYFVEKPWRTASRRASRSIRPQTQSGP from the coding sequence TTGTCAGAACAAACCGCGAAAACCACAGACATTTACGCACTAACTTCGTTGCGGGGCGTGGCTGCGCTTTGGGTTCTCCTGCACCACTTTTCACCTGACCTGTTCAATTTATTGCCTGCAATGCGGTGGTTTCAACCGATTTTAAAATTCGGCCACCTGGCAGTCCCGCTATTTTTTATTCTCAGTGGTTATGTACTTGGTATTCGGTATCTGGATCGATTTCAGACGATCCGGTTCAAAGAACTTCTACTTTTCTGGTGGTTGCGACTCGGGCGGATTTACCCGGTCCACCTGGCAGCGTTATTCTGTTGCCTTTTATTGGTAATCAGTAGTAAGCATCCTGTTGACCCACGGAATTCCTTAGATAGTTTTCTGGCGAATATTTTTCTGGTTCATGCCTGGGAGTATGAATTCACTACGCTTGCCTGGAATTATCCTTCCTGGTCGATCAGTTCGGAATGGTTTGCCTATCTGCTTTTTCCAACTTTGGCATGGAGTGTCTGTCGACTTTCAATCCGGACAACTTCAATCCTGTTTTTGCTGACAATTCCCTGTTCGGTGATGGTTTTCACGTTGGATTCGATCGTTTTTCGCGGTCTGGTTTACATTATCCCCACCTTTTTTGGTGGGGTGTTTCTTGCTCGTCTGCACGCAAGATGGCAAAAAACGATTCGGTTTCGGCTGACCGATTTCCTGGTGATTTTGGGGATCGTCCTGCCGTATCTGGTAACAAACGAAAAAATTGTTCATGCCTGTTATCTTGTGCTGTTTTTTCTGCTGGTGTTGCTGTTTGCATTGGCTGGAAACACGGCGACGTGGATCTGGAAAAGCAGGGCACTGGTGTTTCTTGGGAACATCAGTTATTCGCTGTATATGACCCACGCCCTGGTACTGATGGTGCTTGGTGGGGTCATTCCTTTTGGTGCGATGCCTGAATATCCTTTGATCACCAGAATATTGACCACGCTCGGATGCCTGATAGCAATGTTTGCCGCTGCGATAGTGATGTATTACTTTGTCGAAAAACCGTGGCGTACAGCATCCCGCCGTGCTTCCCGTTCTATCCGCCCACAGACGCAAAGCGGTCCTTGA
- a CDS encoding glycine--tRNA ligase, translated as MASDKLDMDKIVSLCRRRGFIFQSSEIYGGINGFWDYGPLGVELKKNIKRCWWQDMVQNPPPGPDGEEISMVGLDCSIVMNPKVWEASGHVGGFSDPMVDCKVSKKRYRADQLNVVSGGIPLSFAFAKGDEAAQKAATKKLDKATRSAGQKPAEPVVTELLQKIGPVQDMSAIVGPDVDEPGTLTTPRAFNLMFQTYVGAIQDDANIAYLRPETAQGIFANFRNVLDSSRVKLPFGIAQIGKAFRNEINPRNYTFRSREFEQMEIEFFCKPADSMKWYEYWCNVRKNWYSSLGIRSERLRPRQQDKDELAFYSIGTTDIEYLFPFSPDTQELEGVAHRGAYDLTQHMKHSSKDLTYFDEDAWTANAHTRTTNSFKEWLKLNPAPEAIEQYQFIPHVIEPSAGADRFTLAVICEAYTEDKVPDAKGNLEERLLMKFHPRLAPVKAAILPLVKKDGMPEKAMALYRELKKHYVVEYDDGGAVGRRYRRQDEIGTPFCITIDGDTIADDTVTIRERDTTQQRRIPMSEVLSEIRTHCD; from the coding sequence ATGGCATCAGACAAATTGGACATGGATAAGATTGTTTCCTTGTGCCGCAGGCGGGGTTTCATTTTTCAATCCAGTGAGATTTACGGTGGGATCAACGGTTTCTGGGATTATGGCCCACTCGGCGTCGAACTGAAAAAAAATATCAAGCGGTGCTGGTGGCAGGATATGGTTCAGAATCCCCCACCAGGTCCTGACGGGGAAGAGATCAGCATGGTGGGCCTGGATTGTTCCATCGTGATGAATCCCAAAGTGTGGGAAGCCAGCGGCCACGTGGGTGGATTTTCAGATCCCATGGTCGATTGCAAAGTTTCTAAAAAACGCTACCGTGCAGACCAACTCAATGTGGTTTCGGGTGGGATTCCTTTATCTTTTGCATTTGCAAAAGGTGATGAAGCCGCCCAGAAAGCAGCCACGAAAAAACTGGATAAAGCCACCCGCAGTGCTGGCCAGAAACCCGCCGAACCTGTTGTTACAGAATTGTTACAAAAAATCGGTCCCGTACAGGATATGAGTGCAATTGTGGGGCCCGACGTTGATGAACCAGGCACGCTGACCACCCCACGTGCGTTCAATCTGATGTTCCAGACTTACGTGGGTGCAATTCAGGACGATGCCAATATTGCTTATCTTCGACCAGAAACCGCCCAGGGGATCTTTGCCAATTTCCGGAATGTGCTGGATAGTTCGCGGGTCAAATTACCTTTTGGAATTGCCCAGATAGGGAAAGCGTTCCGAAACGAAATCAACCCACGCAACTACACGTTTCGCAGCCGGGAATTCGAGCAGATGGAAATTGAATTCTTCTGCAAGCCAGCAGATTCGATGAAATGGTATGAATATTGGTGCAATGTTCGCAAAAACTGGTATAGTTCGCTAGGTATCCGGTCAGAACGTTTACGTCCCCGCCAGCAGGACAAAGATGAACTGGCGTTTTACTCGATTGGCACCACCGATATCGAATATCTATTTCCATTTTCACCTGATACACAGGAACTGGAAGGGGTGGCCCACCGTGGTGCGTACGACCTGACGCAACATATGAAGCACAGTTCCAAGGACCTGACCTATTTCGACGAGGATGCCTGGACTGCCAATGCCCACACCAGAACGACAAACTCGTTTAAAGAATGGCTAAAATTGAACCCCGCGCCGGAAGCGATTGAACAGTATCAGTTTATTCCCCACGTGATTGAACCATCGGCGGGTGCCGATCGCTTCACACTTGCAGTCATTTGCGAAGCCTATACCGAAGATAAAGTGCCCGATGCCAAAGGAAATCTGGAAGAACGATTATTGATGAAATTTCACCCAAGGCTGGCACCAGTGAAAGCTGCGATCCTGCCATTGGTGAAAAAAGATGGTATGCCAGAAAAAGCGATGGCACTCTATCGTGAATTGAAAAAACATTACGTAGTGGAATATGATGACGGTGGTGCCGTGGGTCGACGTTATCGACGACAGGATGAAATTGGGACCCCGTTCTGTATTACTATCGACGGGGACACCATTGCCGATGATACGGTGACCATTCGGGAACGGGATACGACCCAACAGCGAAGAATTCCGATGTCGGAAGTACTTTCTGAAATCAGAACCCACTGTGATTAG